From the genome of Parazoarcus communis, one region includes:
- a CDS encoding ABC transporter ATP-binding protein produces MLTMEGVHAHYGHIHALHGIDVEVQVGEIVTLIGANGAGKSTLMMSLFGRPQASAGRIVFDGEDITHLHTHDIARRGIALVPEGRRIFPRMTVLENLQIGAAQADPANYEADIARVYAMFPILQERLSQRAGTLSGGEQQMLAIGRALMSRPKLLLLDEPSLGLAPIYIRRIFQIVRELNQDHGMTILLVEQNANQALKVAHRAYVLQHGEITLSGTGAELLASPEVRAAYLEGGGHA; encoded by the coding sequence ATGCTGACAATGGAAGGGGTTCACGCCCACTACGGCCACATCCACGCCCTGCACGGCATCGATGTGGAAGTGCAGGTGGGCGAGATCGTCACCCTGATCGGCGCCAACGGCGCCGGCAAATCGACGCTGATGATGAGCCTGTTCGGCAGGCCCCAGGCCTCGGCCGGGCGCATCGTGTTCGACGGCGAGGACATCACCCACCTGCACACGCACGACATTGCCCGCCGCGGCATTGCGCTGGTACCTGAAGGGCGGCGCATCTTTCCGCGCATGACGGTGCTGGAGAACCTGCAGATCGGTGCAGCACAGGCCGACCCGGCCAACTACGAGGCCGACATCGCCCGCGTCTATGCGATGTTCCCCATCCTGCAGGAGCGCCTGTCGCAGCGCGCCGGCACGCTGTCGGGCGGCGAGCAGCAGATGCTCGCCATCGGCCGCGCGCTGATGAGCCGCCCCAAGCTGCTGCTGCTCGACGAACCCTCGCTCGGCCTGGCGCCGATCTACATTCGCCGCATCTTCCAGATCGTGCGCGAACTCAATCAGGATCACGGCATGACCATCCTGCTGGTGGAGCAGAACGCCAACCAGGCGCTGAAGGTCGCGCATCGTGCCTACGTGCTGCAGCATGGCGAGATCACGCTGTCCGGCACCGGGGCCGAACTGCTCGCCAGCCCGGAAGTGCGTGCGGCCTACCTTGAAGGCGGAGGCCACGCTTGA
- a CDS encoding ABC transporter ATP-binding protein, whose amino-acid sequence MSTLLSVRELTMRFGGLTAIDQLSLEVPANKITGIIGPNGAGKTTLFNCLTGFYKPTTGTLRLNHPSRGEIRLESLPSHRVARDAQVVRTFQNIRLFPKMTVLENLIVAQHNVLQRASKFSIAGIFALPGYRKAEGEAMARAETWLRRLKLEQFADHAAGDLPYGIQRRIEIARALCVNPVLLCLDEPAAGLNPRESAELNELLLYLSGEMGIAILLIEHDMSVVMNVSDHICVINYGRKIAEGSPEKVQNDPHVIKAYLGEDDEDEASGGIAA is encoded by the coding sequence ATGAGCACGCTGCTATCCGTGCGCGAACTGACGATGCGATTCGGCGGCCTGACCGCGATCGACCAGCTTTCGCTGGAAGTACCGGCGAACAAGATCACCGGCATCATCGGCCCCAATGGCGCCGGCAAGACGACCCTGTTCAACTGTCTGACCGGCTTCTACAAACCGACCACCGGTACCCTGCGCCTGAACCACCCGAGCCGCGGCGAGATCCGTCTGGAGTCACTGCCCAGTCATCGCGTTGCGCGTGACGCCCAGGTGGTGAGGACCTTCCAGAACATTCGCCTGTTCCCCAAGATGACGGTGCTGGAGAACCTGATCGTCGCCCAGCACAACGTGCTGCAGCGCGCGTCGAAGTTTTCCATCGCCGGCATCTTCGCGCTGCCCGGCTATCGCAAGGCGGAAGGCGAGGCGATGGCGCGCGCCGAGACCTGGTTGCGGCGTCTCAAGCTCGAGCAGTTCGCCGACCACGCTGCGGGCGACCTGCCCTACGGCATCCAGCGCCGGATCGAGATCGCGCGCGCGCTGTGCGTCAATCCGGTGCTGTTGTGCCTGGACGAGCCGGCAGCCGGTCTCAACCCGCGCGAATCGGCCGAGCTCAATGAACTGCTGCTCTACCTGAGCGGTGAAATGGGCATTGCCATTCTGCTGATCGAACACGACATGAGCGTGGTCATGAACGTTTCCGACCATATCTGCGTAATCAACTATGGCCGCAAGATCGCCGAGGGGTCGCCCGAAAAGGTGCAGAACGACCCGCATGTGATCAAGGCCTACCTTGGCGAAGACGACGAGGACGAAGCGTCCGGAGGGATCGCAGCATGA
- the livM gene encoding high-affinity branched-chain amino acid ABC transporter permease LivM has translation MSTVVFARHQITAAERFRDAGWVAFVALILGIPLIGLTTVDGGGALEVSTRFGTLAVCVVVAFAGRLGLRWLIDTMGARKLERQREAAGRSAGISPVKVVNILGWIALGASIALPIMYSDNRYVVDTATTVLIYVMLGWGLNVVVGLAGLLDLGYVAFYAVGAYSYALLSTQYGWGFWEALPVSGGLAATFGILLGYPILRLRGDYLAIVTLGFGEIIRIILVNWTEFSNGPNGISSIPRPSLFGLDFTRSPAEGEQTFASFFGIEYSPMHRLIFLYYLILVLALLTHAFVSRLRKLPIGRAWEALREDEIACQAMGMNTTNIKLSAFAIGAMLGGFAGVFFAARQGFISPESFTFTESAIILAIVVLGGMGSQMGVVLAATLLVLIPEFGRNFSEYRMLLFGAAMVLIMVWKPSGLLSHREPTLRLATGGAASKDAVKETAQ, from the coding sequence ATGAGTACAGTCGTCTTCGCCCGTCACCAGATCACCGCCGCCGAGCGTTTTCGCGACGCCGGCTGGGTGGCCTTCGTTGCCCTCATCCTGGGCATCCCGCTCATCGGCCTGACCACGGTGGATGGCGGCGGTGCACTTGAGGTGAGTACCCGCTTCGGCACCCTGGCCGTCTGTGTTGTCGTCGCCTTTGCCGGCCGCCTCGGCCTGCGCTGGCTGATCGATACCATGGGCGCGCGCAAGCTCGAGCGCCAGCGTGAAGCCGCGGGCAGGTCCGCAGGCATCAGTCCGGTAAAGGTCGTGAATATCCTCGGCTGGATCGCCCTCGGCGCCTCGATCGCCCTGCCGATCATGTATTCGGACAACCGCTACGTGGTCGACACCGCCACCACGGTGCTGATCTACGTCATGCTGGGCTGGGGCCTGAACGTCGTGGTCGGCCTCGCGGGGCTGCTCGACCTCGGCTATGTCGCCTTCTATGCTGTCGGTGCATATTCGTATGCACTGCTGTCCACCCAGTACGGCTGGGGCTTCTGGGAGGCACTGCCGGTGTCGGGCGGCCTCGCCGCCACCTTCGGCATCCTGCTCGGCTACCCGATCCTGCGCCTGCGCGGCGACTACCTGGCCATCGTCACCCTGGGCTTCGGCGAGATCATCCGCATCATCCTGGTGAACTGGACCGAGTTCTCCAATGGCCCCAACGGCATCAGCTCGATTCCGCGTCCCAGCCTGTTCGGCCTTGATTTCACCCGCAGCCCGGCCGAGGGCGAACAGACCTTTGCCAGCTTTTTCGGCATCGAGTATTCGCCGATGCACCGCCTGATCTTTCTGTACTACCTGATCCTGGTGCTGGCCCTGCTCACCCATGCCTTCGTGTCGCGCCTGCGCAAGCTGCCGATCGGACGCGCCTGGGAAGCGCTGCGCGAAGACGAGATCGCATGCCAGGCAATGGGCATGAACACCACCAACATCAAGCTCTCGGCCTTTGCCATCGGTGCGATGCTGGGCGGCTTTGCGGGGGTGTTCTTCGCTGCACGGCAGGGCTTCATTTCGCCCGAGAGCTTCACCTTCACCGAGTCGGCCATCATCCTTGCCATCGTCGTGCTCGGCGGCATGGGCTCGCAGATGGGCGTCGTACTGGCGGCCACGCTGCTGGTGCTGATCCCGGAGTTCGGGCGCAACTTCTCCGAGTACCGGATGTTGCTGTTCGGGGCCGCGATGGTGTTGATCATGGTGTGGAAACCGAGCGGGCTGCTGTCGCACCGCGAACCCACGCTGCGCCTGGCCACCGGCGGCGCAGCCAGCAAGGACGCTGTAAAGGAGACCGCACAATGA
- a CDS encoding ABC transporter permease subunit: protein MAYALQQLINGLTLGSMYGLIAIGYTMVYGIIGMINFAHGDIFMVSAFIAVTAFTLLAAADVTSIPLALTFVLIVSIFFTSAYGWAVERIAYRPLRGSTRLAPLISAIGMSIFLQNAVQLTQGARVKPIPPVIEGGFEVWSTPDFTVQIGWSQLMIIAVTVVMMVAFTWLITQTPFGRQQRSCEQDRTMASLLGINVDRTISFTFMLGASLAAVAGVMVTVYYGVIDFYIGFLAGIKAFTAAVLGGIGSLPGAMLGGLLIGLIESFWSAYLWAEYKDVATFAILCLVLMLRPSGLLGRPEVEKV from the coding sequence GTGGCCTACGCACTGCAACAACTTATCAACGGCCTCACGCTCGGCTCGATGTACGGGCTGATCGCGATCGGCTACACGATGGTGTACGGCATCATCGGCATGATCAATTTCGCCCACGGCGACATTTTCATGGTCAGCGCCTTCATCGCCGTCACCGCGTTCACGCTGCTCGCAGCAGCCGACGTCACCTCGATTCCGCTCGCGCTGACCTTCGTCCTCATCGTGTCGATCTTCTTCACCTCTGCCTACGGCTGGGCGGTGGAGCGCATCGCCTATCGCCCGCTGCGCGGCTCGACCCGGCTGGCCCCGCTGATCTCGGCCATCGGTATGTCGATCTTCCTGCAGAACGCCGTACAGCTGACTCAGGGTGCGCGGGTCAAACCGATCCCGCCCGTCATCGAAGGCGGCTTCGAGGTCTGGTCCACCCCCGACTTCACCGTGCAGATCGGCTGGAGCCAGCTCATGATCATCGCGGTCACCGTGGTCATGATGGTCGCCTTCACCTGGCTCATCACGCAGACCCCCTTCGGCCGCCAGCAGCGCTCCTGCGAACAGGACCGCACCATGGCCTCGCTGCTCGGCATCAACGTCGATCGCACCATCTCCTTCACATTCATGCTCGGCGCCTCGCTCGCCGCCGTGGCCGGGGTGATGGTGACGGTGTATTACGGCGTGATCGACTTCTACATCGGCTTTCTGGCCGGCATCAAGGCCTTCACCGCAGCGGTGCTGGGCGGCATCGGCTCGCTGCCGGGGGCGATGCTGGGCGGCTTGCTGATCGGCCTCATCGAATCCTTCTGGTCGGCTTATCTGTGGGCAGAGTACAAGGACGTGGCGACCTTCGCCATCCTGTGTCTGGTCCTGATGCTGCGCCCCTCTGGCCTGCTTGGCCGGCCTGAAGTGGAGAAGGTGTGA
- a CDS encoding branched-chain amino acid ABC transporter substrate-binding protein: MKKTLLATACIAFGALSTPALADLTVAIAGPMSGQYASAGDQIRKGAEMAIADINARGGVLGEKLKLEVGDDACDPKQAVSVANTMVNRNIVFMHGHWCSSSTIPASDVYNESDILMATVSTNPQVTERGLKNVFRIMGRDDQQGLVAGDYLATKFKGKKIAVLDDKSAYGKGLADEIAKAMTAKGAKPVLRESITAGEKDYSGIVTKLKQAGVEVLAYGGYHTEVALILRQAQQVGLQLTVMGGDTMTNSELVTAAGPAADNVMFTFSPDPRKNPDAAPIVEKFRAAKIEPEGYVMYAYAAMQLFEQTATQAKSTKYSALEKTMRGGTFKTVIGDLSFDAKGDQKAPGFVVYQWKDGKYDYAK, translated from the coding sequence ATGAAAAAAACCCTGCTCGCCACTGCCTGCATCGCCTTCGGCGCCCTGTCCACTCCTGCGCTGGCCGACCTGACCGTCGCCATCGCCGGCCCGATGTCCGGCCAGTACGCGTCGGCCGGCGACCAGATCCGCAAGGGTGCGGAAATGGCCATTGCCGACATCAACGCCCGCGGCGGTGTGCTGGGCGAGAAGCTGAAGCTGGAAGTCGGCGACGATGCCTGCGACCCGAAGCAGGCCGTCTCGGTGGCCAACACCATGGTCAATCGCAACATCGTCTTCATGCACGGTCACTGGTGCTCGAGCTCGACGATTCCGGCCTCCGATGTCTACAACGAATCCGACATCCTGATGGCGACCGTATCGACCAACCCGCAGGTCACCGAGCGCGGTCTCAAGAACGTGTTCCGCATCATGGGTCGTGACGACCAGCAGGGCCTCGTTGCCGGCGACTATCTGGCCACCAAGTTCAAGGGCAAGAAGATCGCCGTACTCGACGACAAGAGCGCCTACGGCAAGGGCCTCGCCGACGAGATCGCCAAGGCCATGACGGCCAAGGGTGCCAAGCCGGTGCTGCGCGAGTCGATCACCGCGGGCGAAAAGGATTACTCCGGCATCGTCACCAAGCTCAAGCAGGCCGGCGTCGAAGTGCTGGCCTACGGCGGCTACCACACCGAAGTGGCGCTGATCCTGCGTCAGGCCCAGCAGGTCGGCCTGCAGCTCACGGTGATGGGCGGCGACACCATGACCAACTCCGAGCTGGTCACCGCTGCCGGCCCCGCAGCCGACAACGTGATGTTCACGTTCTCGCCCGACCCGCGCAAGAACCCGGACGCAGCCCCGATCGTGGAGAAGTTCCGCGCCGCGAAGATCGAGCCTGAAGGCTACGTGATGTACGCCTATGCCGCGATGCAGCTGTTCGAGCAGACCGCAACCCAGGCCAAGAGCACCAAGTACTCGGCCCTGGAAAAGACCATGCGCGGCGGCACCTTCAAGACCGTGATCGGCGACCTGTCCTTCGACGCCAAGGGGGACCAGAAGGCACCGGGCTTTGTCGTCTATCAGTGGAAAGACGGAAAGTACGACTACGCGAAGTAA
- the putA gene encoding trifunctional transcriptional regulator/proline dehydrogenase/L-glutamate gamma-semialdehyde dehydrogenase, whose protein sequence is MTQPEFQPETAALPVEPRSALRKRIDTAWRTPEPECMPERISEARMEAGLQTRTHDMAHQLVAGLRNKRSRSSGVDALMKEFSLSSQEGVALMCLAEALLRVPDKATADRLIRDKLAKGNWRAHIGNSPSLFVNAATWGLLITGRLVSTSSEKNLSTALNRMLSRGGEPLIRKGMDLAMRMLGEQFVTGRDIEEALERGRATEKRGYRYSFDMLGEAAMTADDAHRYLIAYETAIHAIGKAAAGRGVVDGNGISVKLSALHPRYVWSQRERTLAELLPRLKSLCMLACKYDIGLNIDAEEADRLDLSLDLLEALALDPELGDWQGLGFVVQAYQKRAPFVLDWIIELARRSGRRMMVRLVKGAYWDAEIKRAQIDGMDGYPVYTRKVYTDVAYLACAKRLLGARDVIYPQFATHNAHTLAAIFNLAGPDYQTGNYEFQCLHGMGEPLYDQIVGNPDRRRLVRIYAPVGSHETLLAYLVRRLLENGANTSFVNRIVDENVPIEELIADPVEEAERLGGAPHPRIPLPAELYGACRLNAAGVDLASEPVRERIAAALVASRSQPHFAAPMVAGAHAATATGATVRNPADHADVVGHVIEAGKDDIEAALAAAAEVATAWATLAPGERADCLVRAAALLERDASALLALTVREAGKSWSNAVAELREAVDFCRYYAEEARRFDNGTHAALGPVLCISPWNFPLAIFSGQVSAALAAGNPVLAKPAEQTPLIAAAAVRLFHEAGIPAAALQLLPGRGETVGAALVSDPRVRAVMFTGSTEVARLIKRNLAARGGNIPLIAETGGQNAMIVDSTALAEQVVVDILASSFDSAGQRCSALRVLCVQEDVADGILNMLQGALRELSIGDPADVRTDIGPVIDAEAREGLERHVSAMQLAGARITRLALPDACSKGSFVAPTIIEIGSMGELGREQFGPILHVLRYRVADFDRLIDAINASGYGLTMGVHSRIDETIARVAERAHVGNLYVNRNIIGAVVGVQPFGGEGLSGTGPKAGGPLYLHRLLRRSPGPMLEGAGQTADSEAFRSFVDWLEGDARALIEGDDIAVLRDRADAYRERRLAGLRLVLPGPTGEDNSLRFEPRGLLAGAADSCAGYLHQILAAVATGNRIVFADSPLIGRLQQCLPPAVASQVSVDEKWLEAPFGALLFDGTEPEADTWRKRLSERDGPLVALVQPEPEYDPSTLVHERTLSINTAAAGGNASLMAMGA, encoded by the coding sequence GTGACCCAGCCCGAGTTCCAGCCTGAAACCGCAGCCTTGCCAGTCGAGCCGCGCTCCGCCCTGCGCAAGCGCATCGACACCGCATGGCGCACGCCGGAACCCGAGTGCATGCCGGAGCGGATCTCCGAGGCACGGATGGAAGCGGGGTTGCAGACACGTACCCACGACATGGCACATCAACTCGTGGCCGGCCTGCGCAACAAGCGCAGCCGCTCGAGCGGCGTCGACGCGCTGATGAAGGAATTCTCGCTGTCGAGCCAGGAAGGCGTGGCATTGATGTGTCTCGCCGAAGCCCTGCTGCGGGTGCCGGACAAGGCCACCGCCGACCGCCTGATTCGCGACAAGCTGGCGAAAGGCAACTGGCGCGCCCACATCGGCAACAGCCCCTCCCTGTTCGTCAATGCCGCGACCTGGGGCCTGCTCATCACTGGCAGACTGGTGTCGACGAGCAGCGAGAAGAACCTGTCTACCGCGCTCAACCGCATGCTCAGCCGCGGCGGCGAACCGCTGATCCGCAAGGGCATGGACCTGGCGATGCGCATGCTGGGCGAGCAGTTCGTCACCGGGCGCGACATCGAAGAGGCGCTGGAGCGCGGCCGCGCGACCGAAAAGCGCGGCTACCGCTACTCCTTCGACATGCTGGGCGAAGCGGCGATGACGGCAGACGACGCACATCGCTACCTCATCGCGTACGAAACCGCCATTCACGCCATCGGCAAGGCCGCCGCAGGACGCGGCGTGGTCGACGGCAACGGCATCTCGGTCAAGCTCTCGGCGCTGCATCCGCGCTACGTCTGGTCGCAGCGCGAGCGCACGCTGGCCGAGTTGCTGCCGCGGCTGAAGTCGCTGTGCATGCTGGCGTGCAAGTACGACATCGGTCTCAACATCGATGCAGAGGAAGCCGACCGCCTCGACCTGTCGCTCGACCTGCTCGAAGCCCTGGCCCTGGACCCCGAGCTGGGTGACTGGCAGGGGCTCGGCTTTGTCGTGCAGGCCTACCAGAAGCGCGCGCCCTTCGTGCTCGACTGGATCATCGAACTTGCCCGTCGCAGCGGTCGGCGCATGATGGTGCGCCTGGTCAAGGGCGCCTACTGGGATGCCGAGATCAAGCGCGCCCAGATCGACGGCATGGATGGCTATCCGGTCTACACCCGCAAGGTCTACACCGACGTCGCCTACCTCGCCTGCGCCAAACGCCTGCTTGGCGCCCGCGATGTGATCTACCCGCAGTTCGCCACCCACAACGCACACACGCTGGCGGCGATCTTCAACCTTGCCGGGCCCGACTACCAGACCGGCAACTACGAGTTCCAGTGCCTGCACGGCATGGGTGAGCCGCTGTACGACCAGATCGTCGGCAACCCGGATCGCCGTCGCCTGGTGCGCATCTACGCCCCGGTCGGCAGCCACGAGACCCTGCTCGCCTACCTCGTCCGCCGGCTGCTCGAAAACGGCGCCAACACCAGCTTCGTCAATCGCATCGTGGACGAGAACGTGCCGATCGAGGAACTGATCGCAGATCCGGTCGAAGAGGCGGAGCGCCTTGGCGGCGCCCCTCACCCCCGCATTCCGCTGCCGGCCGAGCTTTACGGCGCCTGCAGGCTCAACGCCGCCGGCGTCGACCTGGCGAGCGAACCGGTGCGCGAACGGATCGCTGCCGCACTGGTGGCAAGCCGCAGCCAGCCCCACTTCGCCGCCCCGATGGTGGCAGGCGCCCACGCCGCAACCGCGACCGGTGCAACGGTGCGAAATCCTGCGGATCACGCCGATGTCGTCGGCCATGTCATCGAAGCCGGCAAGGACGATATCGAAGCCGCACTCGCCGCTGCAGCCGAGGTTGCCACGGCCTGGGCAACCCTCGCCCCCGGCGAACGTGCGGACTGCCTGGTACGCGCTGCGGCGCTGCTGGAACGCGATGCCAGCGCGCTGCTGGCGCTGACCGTGCGCGAAGCCGGAAAATCCTGGTCCAACGCGGTGGCAGAGCTGCGCGAAGCAGTCGATTTCTGCCGCTACTACGCCGAAGAGGCGCGCAGGTTCGACAACGGCACCCATGCGGCACTCGGTCCGGTGCTGTGCATCAGCCCGTGGAACTTCCCGCTGGCCATCTTCAGCGGCCAGGTTTCGGCTGCGCTGGCTGCAGGCAACCCGGTGCTGGCCAAGCCTGCCGAGCAGACGCCGCTGATTGCCGCCGCCGCCGTACGCCTCTTCCACGAAGCCGGCATCCCCGCTGCGGCGCTGCAGCTGCTGCCGGGCCGCGGCGAAACCGTTGGTGCGGCACTGGTATCAGATCCGCGCGTGCGCGCCGTGATGTTCACCGGCTCGACCGAGGTGGCACGCCTGATCAAGCGCAACCTCGCCGCACGGGGCGGGAACATCCCGCTGATCGCGGAAACCGGCGGGCAGAACGCGATGATCGTGGACTCCACCGCGCTTGCCGAGCAGGTGGTGGTCGATATCCTCGCCTCCAGCTTCGATTCGGCCGGCCAGCGCTGCTCCGCACTGCGCGTGCTGTGTGTGCAGGAGGACGTCGCCGACGGCATTCTCAACATGCTGCAGGGCGCGCTGCGCGAACTCAGCATCGGCGATCCGGCCGATGTCCGCACCGATATCGGCCCGGTGATCGATGCCGAGGCCCGCGAGGGACTCGAGCGCCACGTCAGCGCCATGCAGCTCGCAGGCGCGCGCATCACCCGGCTCGCGCTGCCGGATGCCTGCAGCAAGGGCAGTTTCGTCGCCCCGACCATCATCGAGATCGGTAGCATGGGCGAACTCGGACGCGAGCAGTTCGGCCCCATTCTGCATGTGCTGCGTTACCGCGTCGCCGACTTCGACCGTCTGATCGACGCCATCAACGCCAGCGGCTACGGCCTGACCATGGGTGTGCATTCGCGCATCGACGAAACCATCGCGCGCGTCGCGGAGCGCGCCCATGTCGGCAACCTCTATGTGAACCGCAACATCATCGGCGCCGTGGTCGGCGTGCAGCCTTTTGGTGGCGAAGGCCTGTCGGGTACCGGCCCCAAGGCGGGCGGCCCGCTGTACCTGCATCGCCTGTTGCGACGCAGCCCCGGACCGATGCTTGAGGGCGCTGGCCAGACGGCCGACAGCGAGGCCTTCCGCAGCTTTGTGGACTGGCTCGAAGGCGATGCACGCGCACTGATCGAAGGCGACGACATCGCCGTGCTGCGCGACCGCGCGGATGCCTACCGGGAACGCCGGCTGGCGGGCCTGCGCCTCGTGCTTCCCGGGCCCACGGGCGAGGACAACAGTCTGCGCTTCGAGCCCCGCGGCCTGCTCGCGGGTGCGGCCGACAGCTGTGCCGGCTACCTGCATCAGATTCTTGCCGCGGTTGCGACCGGCAACCGCATCGTGTTCGCCGACAGCCCCTTGATCGGGCGCCTGCAGCAATGCCTGCCCCCTGCGGTTGCCAGCCAGGTGAGCGTGGACGAGAAGTGGCTCGAAGCCCCCTTCGGCGCATTGCTGTTCGACGGCACCGAACCGGAAGCCGACACCTGGCGCAAACGCCTGTCCGAGCGTGACGGACCGCTGGTGGCACTGGTGCAGCCGGAACCGGAGTACGACCCGAGCACGCTAGTCCATGAACGCACGCTCAGCATCAACACGGCTGCAGCCGGCGGCAATGCCAGTCTCATGGCAATGGGCGCATGA
- a CDS encoding Lrp/AsnC ligand binding domain-containing protein, with the protein MDRIDLKILGELQADARISMVELSRRVGLSKTPCAERLRRLEKQGVIRGYHAALDPEAVGAAHIVVVQVLLSSTTAHDLKRFNEGVKTIPEIESCHMIAGDFDYLLKVRTRDIAEYRKVMGERISELPCVKQTHTYVVMEVVKDERCLPLSRVDA; encoded by the coding sequence ATGGATCGAATCGATTTGAAGATTCTGGGTGAATTGCAGGCCGATGCCCGCATCTCGATGGTGGAGCTCTCCCGGCGTGTGGGCCTGAGCAAGACGCCGTGCGCCGAACGCCTGCGGCGGCTTGAGAAGCAGGGGGTGATCCGTGGCTATCACGCGGCGCTCGACCCCGAGGCCGTGGGCGCGGCGCACATCGTCGTGGTGCAGGTGCTGCTGTCGAGCACCACGGCGCATGATCTGAAGCGATTCAACGAGGGTGTCAAGACCATTCCCGAGATCGAGTCCTGTCACATGATCGCGGGTGACTTCGACTACCTGCTGAAGGTCCGGACGCGCGATATCGCTGAGTACCGCAAGGTGATGGGGGAGCGCATTTCCGAGCTGCCCTGTGTCAAGCAGACCCACACCTATGTGGTGATGGAGGTGGTGAAGGATGAGCGCTGCCTGCCGTTGAGCCGGGTGGACGCCTGA
- the gshB gene encoding glutathione synthase, producing the protein MTRPLKLAFILDPIEGLKPYKDSSVAMMRAASARGHEVWAIRREALTWREGVVVASSVPLTVRTDNYDWYTAGEALAMPLSAFDAVLMRQDPPFDFEYVTATWLLERAAQAGVRVFNDPRSIRDHSEKIAITEFAQFTATTMVARDPADVHAFIDELGDVILKPLDGMGGSQIFRVRADDPNRNVIVETLTHEGSRTIMAQRYLAEIAEGDKRVLIIGGKVVPYSLARIPKQGETRGNLAAGGRGVAMELTAREREIAEYLAPILWARGLLIVGLDVIGGHLTEINVTSPTCMVEIADQQGFDVAGLVIDTLEEACAG; encoded by the coding sequence ATGACCCGTCCGCTCAAGCTTGCCTTCATTCTGGATCCGATCGAAGGGCTCAAGCCGTACAAGGACTCCAGCGTGGCGATGATGCGCGCAGCCTCCGCGCGCGGGCACGAGGTGTGGGCGATCCGGCGTGAAGCCCTGACCTGGCGCGAGGGCGTGGTGGTGGCCAGCAGCGTGCCGCTCACGGTGCGCACCGACAATTACGACTGGTACACCGCCGGCGAGGCGCTGGCAATGCCGCTGTCTGCCTTCGATGCGGTGCTGATGCGTCAGGACCCGCCCTTCGATTTCGAGTACGTGACCGCCACCTGGCTGCTCGAGCGTGCCGCGCAGGCCGGCGTGCGGGTCTTCAACGACCCGCGCTCGATTCGCGACCACTCCGAGAAGATCGCAATCACCGAGTTCGCTCAATTCACCGCCACCACGATGGTGGCCCGCGACCCGGCGGATGTGCATGCCTTCATCGACGAGCTCGGTGACGTCATCCTCAAACCGCTCGACGGCATGGGCGGCAGCCAGATCTTCCGTGTGCGTGCCGACGACCCCAACCGCAACGTGATCGTCGAAACCCTGACCCATGAAGGCAGCCGCACCATCATGGCGCAGCGCTACCTGGCCGAGATCGCCGAAGGTGACAAGCGCGTGCTGATCATCGGCGGCAAGGTCGTGCCGTATTCGCTGGCGCGCATTCCGAAGCAGGGCGAAACGCGCGGCAACCTTGCTGCGGGTGGGCGTGGCGTGGCCATGGAACTGACCGCGCGCGAGCGCGAGATTGCCGAGTACCTGGCGCCCATCCTGTGGGCACGCGGACTGCTGATCGTGGGGCTCGACGTGATCGGCGGTCACCTGACCGAGATCAACGTCACCAGCCCGACCTGCATGGTCGAGATCGCGGATCAGCAGGGCTTTGACGTGGCAGGGCTGGTGATCGACACGCTGGAAGAGGCCTGCGCCGGATGA